In Archangium violaceum, the following are encoded in one genomic region:
- a CDS encoding monovalent cation:proton antiporter-2 (CPA2) family protein → MAASPQDPIYVQALIFLGAAVVAVPLFRRLRLGSILGYLAAGLVIGPFGLGLFSDSTSVMHVAELGVVLFLFVIGLELNLTRLWAMRRDIFVLGTAQVVFTGLLAMLYPLLVVGRSWQASLVAGLGLALSSTALVMQLLGERGEAQHPHGQKAFAILLLQDLAIVPLLALVALLSPVKTAGGDPVWLSGAKMLGALAVVVLTGRYLLSPFFRVLASAGAHEVMTAAALLVVIAAATLMTYVGLSSALGAFIAGVLLAESTYRHELEADLEPFRGLLLGLFFISVGMTVDLRVIAHAWPLLLGAVVTLTVIKTSVVYGLMRLLRNGHEVSIRTALYLGQGGEFGFVLFSTAVAAGVMEQVIATRLVAVVTLTMALTPLLAALAPRLARTRAAPEREERFEDVHGSVLIIGFGRFGQIVSQLLLPEGVDVTTIDNDVEMIEAAERFGFKVYYGDGTRLDVLRAAGAERARLICVCVERQETANRIVELCRTSFPFARLYVRAYDRGHALELLEQGAHFQMRETFESAIAFGRAALEELGLSRERVAEVEEDIRRRDRERFALQQQQGRDPWVGSDRLYTRPAPRPEPFTSPQRQGVALNPDALTEGSTRQDEEGGGDD, encoded by the coding sequence ATGGCCGCCAGCCCCCAGGATCCCATCTACGTCCAGGCGCTCATCTTCCTTGGAGCGGCGGTCGTCGCCGTGCCGCTCTTCCGCAGGCTGCGCTTGGGCTCCATCCTCGGCTACCTGGCGGCGGGGCTCGTCATCGGCCCCTTCGGGCTCGGACTCTTCTCCGACTCCACCTCGGTGATGCATGTCGCCGAGCTCGGCGTCGTGCTCTTCCTCTTCGTCATCGGGCTGGAGCTCAACCTCACGCGGCTGTGGGCCATGCGCCGCGACATCTTCGTGCTCGGCACGGCGCAGGTCGTCTTCACCGGCCTGCTGGCCATGCTCTACCCGCTTCTCGTGGTGGGGCGCTCGTGGCAGGCCTCGCTCGTGGCGGGGCTCGGGCTCGCGCTCTCGTCCACGGCGCTCGTCATGCAGCTGCTCGGAGAGCGCGGCGAGGCGCAACACCCCCATGGCCAGAAGGCGTTCGCCATCCTCCTGTTGCAGGATCTGGCCATCGTGCCGCTGCTCGCGCTCGTGGCGTTGCTCTCCCCGGTGAAGACGGCCGGGGGCGACCCGGTCTGGCTGTCCGGGGCGAAGATGCTGGGCGCCTTGGCGGTGGTGGTGCTCACGGGCCGCTACCTGCTCAGCCCCTTCTTCCGGGTGCTCGCGAGCGCGGGGGCCCATGAGGTGATGACGGCGGCCGCCCTACTCGTCGTCATCGCGGCGGCCACGCTGATGACGTACGTGGGGCTGTCCTCCGCGCTCGGCGCGTTCATCGCGGGCGTCCTGCTCGCCGAGTCGACCTACAGGCACGAGCTCGAGGCGGACCTCGAGCCCTTCCGGGGGCTGCTGCTCGGGCTCTTCTTCATCTCCGTCGGGATGACGGTGGACCTCCGGGTCATCGCGCATGCCTGGCCCCTGCTGCTCGGCGCGGTGGTGACGCTCACGGTCATCAAGACGTCGGTGGTATACGGGCTGATGCGGCTGTTGCGCAACGGGCACGAGGTGTCCATCCGCACCGCGCTGTACCTGGGGCAGGGCGGCGAGTTCGGCTTCGTCCTGTTCTCCACCGCGGTGGCCGCCGGGGTGATGGAGCAGGTGATTGCCACGCGGCTCGTCGCGGTCGTGACCCTCACCATGGCGCTCACGCCGCTGCTGGCCGCGCTCGCCCCGAGACTCGCACGTACGCGCGCGGCACCCGAGCGCGAGGAGCGCTTCGAGGACGTACACGGCTCGGTGCTCATCATTGGCTTCGGGCGGTTCGGGCAGATCGTCAGCCAGCTGCTGCTGCCCGAGGGGGTCGACGTCACCACCATCGACAACGACGTGGAGATGATCGAGGCGGCCGAGCGCTTTGGCTTCAAGGTCTACTATGGCGACGGCACGAGGCTGGACGTGTTGCGCGCGGCGGGTGCGGAGCGTGCGCGGCTCATCTGCGTGTGTGTGGAGCGCCAGGAGACCGCCAACCGCATCGTGGAGCTGTGTCGGACGTCATTCCCCTTCGCGCGGCTGTACGTGCGCGCGTACGACCGAGGGCATGCGCTGGAGCTGCTGGAGCAGGGCGCGCACTTCCAGATGCGCGAGACCTTCGAGAGCGCGATCGCCTTCGGGCGCGCGGCGCTGGAGGAGCTGGGGCTGTCGAGGGAGCGCGTGGCGGAGGTGGAGGAGGATATCCGCCGGCGCGATCGCGAGCGCTTCGCCCTGCAGCAGCAGCAGGGCCGGGACCCCTGGGTGGGCAGCGACAGGCTCTACACCCGTCCCGCCCCTCGCCCCGAGCCGTTCACGAGCCCTCAGCGTCAGGGCGTCGCGCTGAACCCGGACGCGCTGACAGAGGGTTCCACCAGGCAGGACGAGGAGGGGGGCGGAGACGACTAG
- a CDS encoding DUF1622 domain-containing protein, which translates to MAFAEWVSMAARLFEGAGVAVMVVGTVFSAVSVPLRLRRETRESLFRHFREKVGRSILLGLELLVAADIIRTVSEEPTLQGVLVLGLIVLIRTFLSFTLAVELEGHWPWKSAELKLKGLKQEEPRASAQRPGEAPQGPEGGR; encoded by the coding sequence ATGGCCTTCGCGGAATGGGTGTCGATGGCCGCGCGCCTCTTCGAGGGCGCCGGCGTGGCCGTCATGGTGGTGGGCACCGTCTTCTCGGCGGTCTCGGTGCCGCTGCGCCTGCGCCGAGAGACCCGTGAGAGCCTCTTCCGCCACTTCCGAGAGAAGGTCGGCCGCTCCATCCTGCTCGGGCTGGAGCTGCTCGTCGCCGCCGACATCATCCGCACCGTCAGCGAGGAGCCCACGCTCCAGGGCGTGCTCGTGCTCGGGCTCATCGTGCTCATCCGCACCTTCCTGAGCTTCACCCTCGCCGTGGAGTTGGAGGGCCATTGGCCCTGGAAGAGCGCGGAGCTGAAGCTGAAGGGGTTGAAGCAGGAGGAGCCTCGCGCTTCCGCGCAGCGGCCCGGGGAGGCGCCACAGGGCCCCGAGGGCGGGCGCTAG